The sequence ACGCCAGCGCCAAAAGCGAGTGGGACCACCAGACGGCGGGGTAGATCGCCGCCGCCGTCGACTGGCTCATCCCCGCGAGCGCGAGCACGTCCGCGACGAACCATCCGACGAAGCTCACCGTCTCGAAGGCGGGGAAACCGGTCCCGAGAATGCGGACGCCCTCCGCGAGGTAGCCGCCGACGCCCAGGAGGAACAGCGTCCACACGAAGAGGTCGTCCTCGACGGTGGTGTGTTTGCCCCGGAGCCGCCACTTCCGCGCGGCGTACCGGCGGTAGAGCGCGACGCCGACGCCGACGACGAACAGCAGCCCCATCGCGTCCATCACCAGCGAGTACGACAGGTAGAAATCACCCACGAAGAAGGACTGCTCCCGGCCCGTCAGGCCGGTGAGCGGCCGGTAGACGTCCATATCGATCGCGAGGATGGTGGTCCCGATCAGGAGCGTGAGAAACCCCCACATAATGAACGCGTGCATCACGCCGCCGGCGGTGTCGCGGTCGAACAGCTTCCGGTTCGAGAGGGTGATCCGCGTCGCCTCGACGATCCGGGTCGGGAGGTCGTCGAGCCGGTCGAACCAGTCGTCGGTCCCCTCTGTGTAGCGGGCGACCCGCCGGTAGACGCCGTAGACGAAGATCAGGATCGCAACGGCCGCAAGGACGTAGAACAGTATCTTGCCCGCGTGGCTGATCTGCCAGAACGTCTCCCTGGTGACGGTTCCGTCTGCGACCATACGTCCGTGATTCTCGAATCTCGGAATAAAAGTTGCCACGAACGGGGGGCAAACCCGGCAGCGTGACGGCCGCACACGTCGCCGACATCCCCGATTTCGGCCGGACGGAGGGACCCGCGTCCACGGCACGCCGGTACCGGCCGGCCGGGACGCACGAACCTCATCGTGTCTTTTTACTGTTATATTGTGGTTCGCCATCCGGTGTCCGGATCGTGACCGGGCCACCGAAGATACCGGCCGACGCGGGGGACGTCCGCACCGACGCAACGAGTATCGGTTTCGTCGCCGCACCGGTGTGGGCAGTACTGTTTTGTTCGCGTGGCCCTCAATCCAAAACAGGCAGATGAACGTGCCCGCCCGTTTCGACCACCCCGCGTGGGTCGCCGGCGCCGCGACCGCCGTCAGCTACGGGGTCGGACTGGTCGCGATGTTCGTGCTGCTGTTCGTACTCCCGTTCCTGGTGTTCGCGGGGCTGTAGCCGCCTCTCGGGCCGGTCTGGGTGTTCGAGCCCGCCGCGGTCGCCAGCCGCGCGTATAAAATAGGGTTGATTTTTGATCACGTGATTAAATATGCGAGATTCGGGAAGCATAGCGTATGCGCCGGACGGGGAACACGTTCGGCGCAACGCACGGGACTCGCGACCGGATAGCGCCACAGTGAGGGAACCCAACGCAACCGAAACCAATGAGCACGAACGACTTCCCGTCGAACGCGGGTACGGTAGTCATCGGATCTGGTATCGTCGGCAGCTCCCTCGTCGGGGAGCTCGCCGAGCGGGGACGCGACGACATCCTCCTGATCGACAAGGGCCCCCTCTCCGATCCCGGCGGCTCGACCGGCCACGCCTCGAACTTCATCTTCCCGGTCGAGCACAGCAAGGATATGACCCAAATCACCTCCGAGAGCCGGGACATCTACCGGGAGTTCGGCGTCTTCGAGAACTCCGGGGGGATCGAGGTCGCCCGGACCGAAGAGCGGATGGAGGAGCTGAAGCGCCGCGTCGTCTCGGCGAAGGCGTTCGGCGAGGAGGCCGAACTCCTCACCGCCGAGGAGGTCGGGGAACTCGTCCCCTTCGTCAACACCGACATCGTCGAGGGCGGCTTCTACAGCAAGGGCGCGGGCACCTGTGACCCGCTCCGCGCCGGCGAGCTGTACCGACAGCAGGCCAAAGACGCGGGTGCGCTCCGGACCGCCCCCAACACCGAGGTGACCGACCTCCACGTCGAGGACGGCGAGATCGCCGCCGTCGAGACCGACCGCGGAACGGTCCGGGCCGACGAGGTCGTGATCGCCGCCGGGCTGTGGAGCCCCAAGATCGCCGAGATGGCCGGCGTCGACATCCCGCTGACGCCCGCCGTCCACCAGCTTGTTTCGGTCGGGCCGATCGAGTTCTTCGAGGACACCGAAGGCGAGATCAACTACCCCGTCGTCCGGGATATGGACTCGCGGATGTACGAGCGCCAACACGGCAACGACCTCGAGGTCGGCTCCTACGAGCACCGCCCGATCCTCTGGGACGTCGAGGACGTCCCCTCGATCGAGGAGTCGCCGCTGTCGCCGACCCAGCCGCCGCTCACCGAGGACGCCTTCGAGCAGTCGATGGAGCACGCCTTAGAGATCGTGCCGGAGGTCCTCGACGACCCCGGCGCGGGGATCCGTCACTCCATCGACGGGCTGCTGTCGGTGACGCCCGACGGCCACCCGCTTCTCGGCCCGATCCCGGAGGTCGATGGGCTGTGGTCGTGTGCCGCCATCTGGATCAAGGAGGCGCCCGCGATCGCGCGGGAGGTCTCGAAGTGGATGACGAAGGGCCACCCCGACATCGACATCGTTGCCCACGACCACGTCGCCCGGTTCGACGAGTACGGCGAGACCGATGCGTTCGTCGAGAGCCGTGCCCACGAGGGGTTCCAGAAGATCTACGGCATCGTCCACCCCCGCGAGCAGTGGCAGTCCACCCGGCCGCTCCGGACCAGCGGCTTCTACCACCGCCAACAGGAGCTCGACGCCGAGTTCTTCGAGGCCGGCGGGTGGGAGCGCCCCCGGTGGTTCGAGTCCAACGAGGACCTCGTCGAGGAGTACGACGAGGAGATCGAGGGGCTGCGCCGTCCCAACGAGTGGGACAGCCGGTGGTGGTCGGAGATCACGCTCGCCGAGCACCTCCATCTGCGTGACAACGTCGGGATGATCGGCGACACCGGGTTCGGGATCTTCGACGTCGTCGGCGGCGACGCCGCGGAGAATATGGAGCGGATCTGCGTTGCGGAGATGCAGTCGCTCGATCCCGGCGAGTCGGTGTATACTCCGGTCTTGGCGCCCAACGCCGGCTTCGTCTCCGACCTGACGGTGGCGCGGCTCGGAAACAACCACTACCGCGTCATCACCGGCGGCGCCCACGCCGGCCAGGACAAGACCTGGTTCGGCCGGCATCTGGAGGGCGACGCAGAACTGATCGGCCGGTCCTCGGAGCTGTGTACGCTGGGCGTGTGGGGCCCGAACGCCGAGGCCCTGCTGGACGAGATCACCGAGGAGGAGATGAGCGCCGAGAGCTTCGACTTCGCCGAGATGAAGGACGTCACCGTCGGTCCGGTGGAGGTCAAGGCGTTCCGCATCTCCTACGTCGGCGAGTTCGGGTGGGAGCTGTACTGCCCGATGGAGAAGGGCCAGCGCCTCTGGGACACCGTCTACGAGGCCGGCCAGGAGTACGACATCCGCCCGGTCGGCACCGGCGTCTACGGCGAGACCGGCCGGATGGAGAAGGGCTACCGGCTGATGGGCGCGGAACTGGAGATCGACTACAACCCCGCCGAGGCCGGCCTGACGCTCCACGGGGTCAAAGAGGAAGACTTCGTCGGCAAGGAGGCCTACGCCGAGGCGCTCGATTCGGAGACCGCCGCAACCCTGTGTACGATGTCGGTCACCGACCACGCCCCCGACGGCGGCGAGCCCCGGTTCATGACGGGCGGCGAGCCGATCCTCGACGGGGACGGCAACGTCCTGATCGACGACGAGGGGCGGCGGTCCTACGTCACCTCCGCCGGCACCGGCCCGTCAGTGGGCAAGCACCTCCTGATGGCGTACCTGCCGCGGGAGTACGCCACGGAGGGCCGGGAGCTACAGGTCGAGTACTTCGGCCAGCAGTACCCCGTCGAGGTCGAGGTCGCCGGCTACGGCGGCGTGTTCGACCCGGACAACGCGCGGCTGTTCCGCAACGAGTACTGAGCACACACAATGGAGATACTCACCGCAATCAAACGCGTGCCGGAAACGGGCGCAAAAGTCAGCCTGACGGAGGACAGAACGGACATCGACACCACCTCGCTTGGGTTCACCATCAGCCCCCACGAGGAGTGTGCCGTCGAGGAGGGCGTCCAACTGGTCGAAGAGCAGGGCGGCAACGTCACCGCGCTCACGATGGGGAGCCCGGAGGCGACCGAACAGCTCCGAGAAGCCATCGCGATGGGCGCCGACGACGGCATCCTCGTCGAGACCGACGGCGAGAAGCGGGGACCGGTCGCGACCGCGAAGGCGATCGCCGACGAGGTCGACGCCGCCGACGCCGACTTCGATCTCCTGGTTTTCGGCAACGAGTCCGCCGACTCCGCGAACCACCACGTCGGCGTCCGGGTTGCCGAGGAGCTCGGCCTCCCCGCGGTCACCGGGATCAAGGAGTTGGACCTCGACGGCAACACCCTCGTGGCGGAACGCGAGATCCCCGGCGGCGCGGAGGTGTTCGAGGTGGACCTGCCAGCCGTCGTGACGGTCAAGGAGGGGCTGAACGATCCGCGATACCCCTCGATGCGGGCGAAGATGCAGGCCCGGAAGGCCTCCGTCGACACCGTCGCGGCCGAATCGTACGACGACGGCCTCGAGTTGGTCGAACTCGAAGTCCCCGAGACCGACGACAGCGCCGCCGAGATCCTCGGCGACAGCCCCGAGGCCGCCGGCGAGGCGGTCGACGTCCTCGAGGAACTGGAGGTGGTCTGAGATGGTGCTCACCTACGTCGAATACGACGACGGCGGCGTCGACGACGTCTCCCTGGAGGCGCTGACGCTCGCCCGCGACGTCGCCGACGCCGAGGGCGAGTCGCTGGAGGCGATCGCGTTCGGCGCCGACGCCGAGGGCGTCGCCGCGGAACTCGGCGCACACGGGGTTGCGTCGCTGACGACTGTCGACCACGGCGACCTGGACGGGTACGCGCCGGAGGGGTACGCCCGGGCGATCGTCCAGTACGCCGAGGAGTCCGGCGCGGGGACCGTGATCGCCCCCGGGACCGACCGCGGGGCGGAGACGCTGTCGCACGTCGCCGCGAAGCTCGACGAGACGATGGCCGCGGAGGTCACCGACGTCGACGTCGGCGACGCCTACGAGATCACCCGCCAGCGGTGGGGCGGCACGCTGATCGAACACGCCGAACTCCACGCCGACACCAACCTGCTCACGGTCGCCGCAAACGAGCTGTCGGCCGCCGACACCGGGGGCGACCCGGCCGCGGTGTCGACGTTCACGCCCGACCTCCAACCGTCGGACCTCCGGGTCAAACTCGACCGCGTCGAGGAGTCCGACGCCGAGGGCATCCCGCTGGCGGAGGCCCGCGTCGTCGTCTCCGGGGGTCGCGGCACCGACGGCGACTTCTCGGAGATCGACGCGCTGGCCGAGCGGGTCCCCAACGCCGCGGTCGGCTCCTCGCGGGCGGCGGTCAACGAGGGGTGGCGCCCCCACGACGACCAGATCGGCCAGACCGGAAACAAGATCGCCCCCGAACTGTACGTTCCCTGTGGGATCAGCGGCGCCGTCCAGCACATGGTCGGGTGTAAGGGCGCCGAGAACATCCTCGCGATCAACACCGATCCCGAGGCGGCGATCATGCAGAAGGCCGACTACGCGATCGTCGCGGACCTCCACGAAACCGCGCCCGCGATCGCCGAGGAGTTGGAAGCTCGCGGCCACGCGGAGTAGGCGGCGCAGTACGGTATTCGAGGCACGTGGCAGGCGACCGCGGGGCCCGCACGAACCGCCCCGTAGGTGAAAACGTAGTTTTAATTAGGGGTACGGGCCTCTCACAGGTGTGAGTCGCAGTTCGGACACGGTTCGCGTCCTTCACGTGGACGACGAGCAGGGCTTTTCGGAACTGGTCGCGGAGTTCCTCGAACGACAGGACGATCGGTTCGTCGTTGAGACCGCCGAAGACGCCAGCGAGGGCCGCGACCGGCTCGCCGCCGCCGACTTCGACTGTGTGGTGTCCGACTACGATATGCCGGGAACGAACGGGATCGAGTTCCTCACGGCCGTCCGCGAGGAGTATCCGGACCTCCCGTTCATCCTGTTCACCGGCCAGGGAAGCGAGAACATCGCCAGCGACGCGATCTCCGCCGGCGTCACCGACTACCTCCAGAAGGGATCGGGGACGGACCAGTACGAGCTTCTGGCCAACCGGATCACCAACGTCGTGAGGCAGGTCCGGGCCGAGCGCCAACTCGACGAGGAGCGGCGGCGCTTCCAGGCCCTCTTCGAGAACCTCTCGCAGGCGGTCGTCGAGGTCGAATGGGACGGCGAGACGCCGATCGTCGAGCACGTCAACCCGACTTTCACGGAGGTGTTCGGGTACGAACCCGACGAGATCGTCAGCGAGTCACTCGACGCGTACGTCGTCCCGGAGGAGGAGGCCGACGAACTCGACCGGCTCAACCGGCAGATCCGGACCGAGAGCGGGCTCTACTCCGAGGAGGTCACGCGGCTGACAGCCGACGGGACCCGAAAGTTCCTCCTGCAGACCGCGACCTACGGCGACGGGGCGGGGGCGTTCGGGGTCTACATCGACATCACGGAGCGCAAGCGCCGCGAGCGGGAGTTAGAGCGACAGAACGATCTGTTCAGGAAGGCACAAGCGATCGCGGACGTCGGCGCCTGGGAGTACGATATCGTCGCCGACGAGCTAACCTGGTCCGAGCAGATGTACGAGATACACGGCCGTTCGACGGACGCCGAGGTAACCGTCGAGTCGGCAATCGGGAACTACCACC comes from Halobellus ruber and encodes:
- a CDS encoding electron transfer flavoprotein subunit alpha/FixB family protein translates to MVLTYVEYDDGGVDDVSLEALTLARDVADAEGESLEAIAFGADAEGVAAELGAHGVASLTTVDHGDLDGYAPEGYARAIVQYAEESGAGTVIAPGTDRGAETLSHVAAKLDETMAAEVTDVDVGDAYEITRQRWGGTLIEHAELHADTNLLTVAANELSAADTGGDPAAVSTFTPDLQPSDLRVKLDRVEESDAEGIPLAEARVVVSGGRGTDGDFSEIDALAERVPNAAVGSSRAAVNEGWRPHDDQIGQTGNKIAPELYVPCGISGAVQHMVGCKGAENILAINTDPEAAIMQKADYAIVADLHETAPAIAEELEARGHAE
- a CDS encoding electron transfer flavoprotein subunit beta/FixA family protein; amino-acid sequence: MEILTAIKRVPETGAKVSLTEDRTDIDTTSLGFTISPHEECAVEEGVQLVEEQGGNVTALTMGSPEATEQLREAIAMGADDGILVETDGEKRGPVATAKAIADEVDAADADFDLLVFGNESADSANHHVGVRVAEELGLPAVTGIKELDLDGNTLVAEREIPGGAEVFEVDLPAVVTVKEGLNDPRYPSMRAKMQARKASVDTVAAESYDDGLELVELEVPETDDSAAEILGDSPEAAGEAVDVLEELEVV
- a CDS encoding GcvT family protein, with the translated sequence MSTNDFPSNAGTVVIGSGIVGSSLVGELAERGRDDILLIDKGPLSDPGGSTGHASNFIFPVEHSKDMTQITSESRDIYREFGVFENSGGIEVARTEERMEELKRRVVSAKAFGEEAELLTAEEVGELVPFVNTDIVEGGFYSKGAGTCDPLRAGELYRQQAKDAGALRTAPNTEVTDLHVEDGEIAAVETDRGTVRADEVVIAAGLWSPKIAEMAGVDIPLTPAVHQLVSVGPIEFFEDTEGEINYPVVRDMDSRMYERQHGNDLEVGSYEHRPILWDVEDVPSIEESPLSPTQPPLTEDAFEQSMEHALEIVPEVLDDPGAGIRHSIDGLLSVTPDGHPLLGPIPEVDGLWSCAAIWIKEAPAIAREVSKWMTKGHPDIDIVAHDHVARFDEYGETDAFVESRAHEGFQKIYGIVHPREQWQSTRPLRTSGFYHRQQELDAEFFEAGGWERPRWFESNEDLVEEYDEEIEGLRRPNEWDSRWWSEITLAEHLHLRDNVGMIGDTGFGIFDVVGGDAAENMERICVAEMQSLDPGESVYTPVLAPNAGFVSDLTVARLGNNHYRVITGGAHAGQDKTWFGRHLEGDAELIGRSSELCTLGVWGPNAEALLDEITEEEMSAESFDFAEMKDVTVGPVEVKAFRISYVGEFGWELYCPMEKGQRLWDTVYEAGQEYDIRPVGTGVYGETGRMEKGYRLMGAELEIDYNPAEAGLTLHGVKEEDFVGKEAYAEALDSETAATLCTMSVTDHAPDGGEPRFMTGGEPILDGDGNVLIDDEGRRSYVTSAGTGPSVGKHLLMAYLPREYATEGRELQVEYFGQQYPVEVEVAGYGGVFDPDNARLFRNEY